The following are from one region of the Gloeomargarita lithophora Alchichica-D10 genome:
- a CDS encoding hemolysin family protein, whose amino-acid sequence MNTLSALSLILVLTLVNGLFAMSELAIISARKVRLQQQANDGDAGAQRVLDLASNPTRMLSTIQIVITLIGILIGAFGEATLGNNLEASLTQIPLLATYAPVLATLVVAIGSTYMALIFGELVPKQLGLSYPEPIAIFMAPFLDFLSRMLTPLVAILSISAQTLLTLMGIRPMQEPLVSEEEIKILIQQGTEAGTFAESEQDLVERVFRLGDQRISALMTPRPDIVWLDLDDSPGQNQKEICDHNYSRFPVCQGDLDHVLGIIAAQDLLAQAIRTEPFDLTSHLSPPLYVPENTHALKVLELLRQSGSPMALVVDEYGVIQGLVTFKDILEALIGDIPSVDDEDEPGAVEREDGSWLVDGLLGIDKFQELFDIPEFPDNNRSYHTLAGLIIDHLGHIPHVAERFEWGGLRFEIVDMDGNRVDKVLINRPQLSK is encoded by the coding sequence ATGAACACGTTGTCTGCGCTTAGTCTCATCCTCGTTCTGACCCTGGTCAATGGTCTGTTTGCCATGTCAGAACTGGCGATCATTTCCGCCCGGAAAGTCCGTCTCCAGCAACAGGCCAACGATGGCGATGCCGGTGCCCAGCGGGTTTTGGACTTAGCCAGTAATCCCACCCGGATGCTTTCCACCATCCAAATTGTGATTACCCTCATCGGTATCCTCATCGGTGCCTTTGGCGAAGCCACCCTTGGTAACAACTTGGAAGCCAGTTTAACCCAAATCCCCTTGCTGGCAACCTATGCCCCGGTGCTGGCGACCCTGGTTGTGGCCATTGGAAGCACGTACATGGCTTTAATTTTTGGCGAATTGGTACCAAAGCAGTTGGGTTTGAGCTACCCGGAACCGATTGCTATTTTTATGGCTCCCTTTTTAGATTTTTTGTCCCGGATGTTGACCCCCTTGGTGGCGATTTTGAGTATTTCCGCCCAGACCCTCCTAACTTTGATGGGAATTCGCCCCATGCAGGAGCCGCTGGTCTCCGAGGAAGAAATTAAAATTCTCATCCAACAGGGAACGGAGGCGGGTACCTTCGCAGAGTCAGAACAAGACCTGGTGGAGCGGGTCTTTCGCCTGGGGGATCAACGCATCAGTGCCCTGATGACCCCCCGCCCGGATATTGTTTGGTTAGACTTGGACGACTCCCCTGGCCAAAATCAAAAGGAAATTTGTGACCATAATTATTCCCGATTTCCCGTATGTCAGGGGGATTTAGACCACGTTCTAGGGATTATTGCCGCCCAAGACCTCCTCGCCCAGGCCATCCGCACCGAACCCTTTGACCTGACGAGCCATCTCAGTCCGCCCCTTTATGTGCCGGAAAATACCCACGCCCTCAAGGTGCTAGAACTTCTGCGCCAGTCGGGTTCCCCCATGGCTTTGGTGGTGGACGAATACGGGGTGATCCAAGGATTGGTGACCTTCAAAGATATTTTAGAAGCTCTAATTGGGGACATTCCCTCGGTAGATGATGAAGATGAACCGGGGGCAGTCGAACGGGAAGATGGCTCCTGGCTCGTAGATGGCCTGCTGGGGATTGATAAATTCCAGGAGCTTTTTGATATTCCCGAATTTCCTGATAATAATCGCTCTTACCACACCTTGGCCGGGTTAATTATTGACCATCTAGGCCATATTCCCCACGTGGCGGAGCGGTTTGAATGGGGGGGCTTACGCTTTGAAATTGTGGATATGGACGGCAATCGGGTGGACAAGGTACTGATCAACCGCCCCCAATTGTCCAAGTAA
- a CDS encoding NAD-dependent epimerase/dehydratase family protein, translated as MTSIAITGATGFVGRHILHYLLIHNHDVTVLTRSNNAHKLPKRVKIFETEDIFNEASSKLILALQRIEVIIHSAWYVEPTKYLTSPLNMDCLKGTLQLAQAFAEAGGRKFVGIGTCFEYDLNYGFLSVQTPLVPKTLYAACKVSAFQTLSHFLPVLGVEFLWCRLFYLYGEGEDSRRLVPYLKAKLRAGETAELTSGNQIRDFMNVSDAGEQIVKATLSSTQGAFNICSGLPITVKQLAEQIGDQFGRRDLLKFDARPANLLDPPCVVGVMIPSSEG; from the coding sequence ATGACTAGTATCGCAATTACAGGAGCGACTGGATTTGTTGGTAGACATATTCTTCACTATTTATTAATTCACAACCATGACGTTACAGTTTTAACTCGTAGTAACAATGCTCATAAGCTACCTAAGCGAGTTAAAATTTTTGAAACGGAAGATATTTTTAATGAAGCATCTTCAAAACTGATTCTGGCTTTGCAAAGAATCGAAGTTATAATTCATTCGGCTTGGTATGTCGAGCCGACTAAGTACTTAACCTCTCCTCTAAATATGGATTGCTTGAAAGGAACCTTGCAATTAGCTCAAGCCTTTGCTGAAGCTGGGGGAAGAAAGTTTGTTGGGATTGGTACCTGTTTTGAATATGATCTTAACTATGGTTTTTTGAGTGTACAAACCCCTTTAGTTCCTAAAACACTATATGCCGCTTGTAAGGTATCAGCATTTCAGACCTTAAGTCATTTCTTGCCTGTCTTAGGCGTAGAATTTTTATGGTGTAGGCTTTTTTATCTTTATGGTGAAGGTGAAGACTCTAGGAGACTGGTACCCTATTTAAAAGCAAAACTCAGAGCAGGAGAAACAGCAGAATTAACTAGTGGCAATCAAATCAGAGATTTTATGAATGTGAGCGACGCAGGAGAACAGATAGTCAAAGCTACTCTTAGTTCGACTCAAGGTGCGTTTAATATATGTTCGGGTCTTCCAATTACTGTTAAACAATTAGCTGAACAAATTGGAGATCAGTTTGGGCGCCGAGATCTATTAAAATTTGATGCAAGACCTGCTAACTTACTAGATCCACCATGTGTAGTTGGTGTTATGATTCCTTCTAGTGAGGGTTAG
- a CDS encoding cephalosporin hydroxylase family protein, producing MKDFNKETENRILEISKNQRLNQITAEFMRESTLPKYSYTFSWLSRPIIQYPQDIVAVQELIWQIRPDLIIETGIAHGGSLVLSASMLALLDMCDAIATGQMIDPKVSHRRVLGIDIDIRKHNQIALEAHPMYSRIQMIEGSSIEPNIIAQVHSIASNYQKILVCLDSNHTHAHVLAELEAYAPLTSIGSYCIVFDTVIEDLPDEMFPDRPWGKGNNPKTAVWEFLKTHSEFEIDKTIQHKLLITVAPDGFLKRRY from the coding sequence ATGAAAGATTTTAACAAGGAAACAGAAAACAGAATTTTAGAAATATCAAAGAATCAAAGACTAAATCAGATTACCGCAGAATTTATGAGGGAATCAACTCTACCCAAATACTCTTATACATTTTCATGGCTTAGTCGTCCCATTATTCAATATCCACAAGATATTGTTGCCGTACAAGAATTAATTTGGCAAATCAGACCTGATCTGATCATTGAAACTGGCATTGCCCATGGAGGTTCTCTTGTCCTCAGTGCATCTATGTTAGCTCTTTTAGATATGTGTGATGCTATCGCTACCGGACAAATGATTGACCCCAAAGTTTCTCATCGTCGAGTTTTAGGAATTGATATTGATATTCGTAAACATAATCAAATTGCTCTTGAAGCGCACCCTATGTATTCTCGAATTCAAATGATTGAAGGTTCTAGTATTGAACCAAACATTATTGCACAAGTTCATTCTATTGCATCGAATTATCAAAAAATCTTAGTTTGTTTAGATAGTAATCATACCCATGCTCATGTCTTGGCTGAGCTAGAAGCCTATGCCCCTTTAACCTCTATTGGTAGCTACTGCATTGTCTTTGATACTGTGATTGAAGACTTACCTGATGAAATGTTTCCCGACCGGCCTTGGGGTAAAGGCAACAATCCAAAAACTGCTGTCTGGGAATTTCTCAAAACTCACTCAGAATTTGAAATTGACAAAACTATCCAACATAAGTTACTAATTACGGTAGCACCTGATGGATTTTTAAAAAGGAGGTATTAA
- a CDS encoding glycosyltransferase family 2 protein: MVLVTVGIPCYNEEKYIGRAIESVVNQTLQDIEIIISDNCSIDATDKIIRTYSKDDSRIAYHRQPRQITAKENFWTLLQKCQTKYFTWLAADDFFHLEWLGVAVNFLEANPDVIMAYSKIDMVDDNMKIQNYPLTGFLDTTQLEPKTALREAMIKRRCVSDGAYGLYRTDILRSVVCPNIWCGDQIMMSHVHSKGAVKLFDQVYLIRTFRDGSHDQATQKEKRWGIILFRAMDALLVDILKKLYEIRFVSFHPQLSLSDKFTLTGELIVDLYQIRKDKAMSYLYQKYPSLYKVAHYLEGMPTRLQRRWQKVMNSDQKMT, from the coding sequence ATGGTTCTCGTTACAGTAGGGATTCCTTGCTACAACGAAGAAAAGTATATTGGTCGGGCGATTGAATCGGTGGTCAATCAAACCCTACAAGATATTGAAATTATAATTTCAGATAATTGTTCGATTGATGCTACTGATAAAATCATCAGAACTTATAGCAAAGACGATTCCAGAATCGCATATCATAGACAACCGAGACAAATCACTGCCAAGGAGAATTTTTGGACTTTATTGCAAAAATGTCAAACGAAGTATTTTACTTGGCTGGCGGCTGATGATTTTTTTCACCTAGAATGGTTAGGGGTAGCAGTGAATTTTTTAGAAGCGAATCCCGATGTTATTATGGCTTATTCAAAAATAGATATGGTAGATGATAATATGAAGATTCAAAATTATCCTTTAACGGGTTTTTTAGATACAACTCAACTGGAACCAAAGACTGCTTTGCGAGAAGCAATGATTAAACGCCGTTGTGTTTCTGATGGGGCTTATGGTCTTTATAGAACTGATATTCTCCGTTCAGTTGTCTGTCCAAATATATGGTGTGGGGATCAAATTATGATGTCTCACGTTCATAGCAAAGGAGCAGTTAAATTGTTTGACCAGGTTTACCTCATACGCACTTTTCGGGATGGTTCTCACGACCAAGCAACTCAAAAGGAAAAACGTTGGGGAATTATCCTGTTTAGAGCAATGGATGCTTTATTGGTTGATATACTAAAAAAGCTATACGAAATCAGATTTGTTAGTTTCCATCCTCAATTAAGTTTAAGTGATAAATTCACACTGACGGGCGAACTGATTGTAGATTTATATCAAATTCGTAAAGATAAAGCGATGTCTTACCTCTATCAAAAATATCCATCTCTTTATAAAGTGGCACACTATCTGGAAGGAATGCCAACCCGTTTGCAAAGACGGTGGCAAAAGGTTATGAATTCTGATCAAAAAATGACTTAA